From a single Leptidea sinapis chromosome 1, ilLepSina1.1, whole genome shotgun sequence genomic region:
- the LOC126966391 gene encoding zinc finger CCCH domain-containing protein 8, with translation MNALLGYGSSSEESGSENGEENIKNTESGEINKETEKLKLPKPVLDESSLHTSVFKNPFVQAEKAKSDLLEKHVKMVPGKEETQMINGKKICWNFRKGRCRFGHNCKYAHDSDIQKSAEELEADKQKYKSVVCESSGTLMNNLPPEVEIDNKINPTDDTVWEGGIRKKKKRPGLSTGLVPSQKVIKMYKQQKINNTISKQ, from the exons atgaatgcTTTACTGGGTTACGGATCTTCTTCAGAAGAATCAGGATCAGAAAATGGAGAAGAAAATAT AAAAAACACTGAAAGTGgcgaaataaataaagaaactgAAAAGCTCAAACTACCAAAACCAGTATTAGATGAAAGCAGTCTTCACACATCAGTTTTTAAAAACCCATTTGTGCAAGCTGAAAAAGCCAAGTCGGATTTACTAGAAAAACATGTTAAAATG GTTCCAGGTAAAGAAGAAACACAAATGATCAATGGTAAGAAAATATGTTGGAATTTTCGAAAGGGCCGATGTAGATTTGGTCACAATTGCAAGTATGCCCATGATTCAGACATACAAAAGTCTGCAGAAGAACTAGAAGCTGACAAACAG aaatacaagTCTGTAGTTTGTGAAAGCAGTGGAACTCTTATGAACAATCTTCCTCCTGAAGTAGAAATAGATAATAAAATCAATCCGACTGATGACACCGTGTGGGAAGGTGGCATTAGGAAAAAGAAGAAACGACCGGGATTAAGTACAGGCCTTGTGCCTAGTCAAAAAGTTATTAAGATgtataaacaacaaaaaataaataatacaatttccaAACAATAA